The following proteins are encoded in a genomic region of Roseofilum reptotaenium CS-1145:
- a CDS encoding 3'-5' exonuclease — MEQPKDRVDAIHSIYESHPESQSIENLGKAIDALFSDDISPITLCTVHRAKGLESDRVFISSSMVE, encoded by the coding sequence ATGGAACAACCCAAGGATAGGGTGGATGCCATTCACTCCATCTACGAATCTCATCCCGAGTCACAATCGATCGAAAATCTGGGAAAGGCGATCGACGCGCTATTTTCTGATGATATTTCTCCCATCACTCTTTGCACGGTTCACCGAGCTAAGGGGCTGGAGAGCGATCGCGTTTTCATTAGTAGCTCAATGGTAGAGTGA
- a CDS encoding biotin transporter BioY has translation MKSSNVIHLNELLWAFIGLLLTIGGTFLEAFIASPMWSFQDHLLSLHSLGVTYQIGGVLLVGCMGGKKAGVLSQIGYLIMGLTWFPVFSQGGGLGYLKEPSFGYLLGFIPGAWICGVLAFRFPPRLEFLALSCLGGLVSIHLTGILYLSLTELFSWTPESSQQLLNTIIQYSLFPLPGQLVVACAATVIAYLLRHLMFY, from the coding sequence TTGAAATCCAGCAATGTGATTCATTTAAATGAACTGTTGTGGGCATTTATTGGCCTGCTTCTTACCATTGGGGGAACCTTTTTAGAAGCCTTTATTGCCTCCCCCATGTGGTCTTTTCAAGACCATCTTTTATCCCTCCATTCCCTCGGTGTAACCTATCAGATTGGAGGCGTTTTATTAGTGGGGTGCATGGGAGGTAAAAAAGCCGGAGTTTTATCTCAAATCGGCTATTTAATCATGGGCTTAACCTGGTTTCCTGTATTTTCCCAAGGAGGAGGATTAGGTTATCTTAAAGAACCCTCCTTTGGCTATTTGCTCGGATTCATTCCTGGAGCATGGATTTGTGGTGTTTTGGCGTTTCGCTTCCCTCCACGCCTGGAATTCTTAGCCCTGAGTTGCCTGGGAGGATTAGTCAGTATTCATCTGACGGGTATCTTATATTTAAGTTTGACTGAGCTATTTTCCTGGACTCCAGAAAGCAGCCAACAGCTCTTAAATACAATTATACAATATTCTCTATTTCCCCTTCCCGGACAACTGGTTGTTGCTTGTGCAGCGACAGTCATTGCTTACCTCTTGCGCCATTTGATGTTTTATTAA
- the lspA gene encoding signal peptidase II, with the protein MKFKKNPLFWILALISLILDHLAKFWTIQNFELHESWPLIPGVFHFTYVRNYGAAFSLFSENGEWLRWLSLGVSLALMALAWYGPKMTRWEQAGYGFILGGALGNGIDRFVAGYVVDFLDFRLIRFPVFNLADVAINIGIICLLIATIYPEMRTKKKA; encoded by the coding sequence ATGAAATTCAAGAAAAATCCCTTATTTTGGATATTGGCGTTAATTAGTTTAATATTGGATCACCTAGCTAAGTTTTGGACGATCCAGAATTTTGAATTACATGAGAGTTGGCCGCTCATACCCGGTGTTTTTCATTTTACATACGTCCGCAATTATGGCGCTGCCTTTAGCTTATTTAGCGAAAATGGAGAATGGTTGCGTTGGCTATCCTTAGGGGTAAGTTTAGCTCTCATGGCTTTGGCCTGGTATGGGCCAAAAATGACACGCTGGGAACAGGCGGGTTATGGCTTTATTTTAGGAGGAGCTTTAGGCAATGGCATTGACCGGTTTGTGGCTGGGTATGTGGTGGATTTTCTCGATTTTCGATTGATTCGCTTTCCGGTCTTTAATTTAGCGGATGTCGCCATTAATATCGGTATTATTTGTTTGTTAATCGCTACAATTTATCCGGAAATGAGAACCAAGAAAAAGGCTTAA
- the bicA gene encoding bicarbonate transporter BicA encodes MQITNTIHFRNLKGDIFGGLTAAVVALPMALAFGIASGAGASAGLWGAILIGFFAALFGGTPSLISEPTGPMTVIVTAVIAELMANNPDSPETGLAMAFTVVMMAGVFQILFGILRLGKYITMLPYNVISGFMTGIGVILIFLQIAPFIGQQTPPGGVLGVIKAFPDLISNISPWETFLGWITLGILFFYPTQLKKLMPPQLVALVIGTGISLMFFRDIDIRTIATIGEITPGLPELHMPTFTPGTLRLMFVNAMVLGMVGSIDCLLTCLVSDSLTRTEHKSNKELIGQGVANLITGLCGGIAGSGATTATVVSIQAGGRTALAGISRALALLIVVLWAAPLTSGIPLAVLAGIVLKVGIDIIDWGFLKRVHTISWKAAGIVYSVVLLTVFVDLMVAVAVGVFIANILTIERLDELQSQSVKAITDADDQIVMSQEEKGILDAANGRVLLFHLSGPMIFGVAKAISREHGAIGSYDVLIVDLSEVPILGVTSSLAIENAIQEAIDDGRDVIVVGATGKVKRRLEKLGIAGLIPGDRWMGDRLTALKEGLHIVRQKQASNTISL; translated from the coding sequence ATGCAAATTACCAATACCATCCACTTCCGAAACCTCAAAGGGGATATTTTTGGGGGGCTAACTGCCGCCGTCGTTGCCTTACCGATGGCCCTTGCTTTTGGAATTGCCTCCGGTGCTGGCGCTTCTGCGGGGTTATGGGGGGCGATCTTAATCGGATTTTTCGCGGCTTTATTTGGCGGTACTCCCAGCCTGATCTCCGAGCCTACCGGCCCGATGACGGTTATTGTGACAGCAGTAATTGCCGAATTAATGGCCAACAATCCAGATAGCCCAGAAACGGGTCTGGCCATGGCTTTTACCGTGGTGATGATGGCAGGAGTTTTTCAAATTCTCTTCGGTATCCTGCGACTGGGGAAGTATATTACAATGCTTCCCTATAACGTCATTTCGGGGTTTATGACCGGAATTGGTGTGATTCTGATTTTTCTGCAAATTGCCCCGTTTATCGGTCAACAAACCCCACCAGGAGGGGTTCTTGGGGTAATTAAAGCATTCCCTGATTTAATTTCTAATATCAGTCCCTGGGAAACCTTTTTAGGATGGATTACTTTAGGAATTTTGTTCTTTTATCCCACACAACTGAAAAAACTCATGCCGCCTCAACTGGTGGCTTTGGTGATTGGAACGGGCATCTCTTTGATGTTTTTTAGAGATATTGATATCCGCACGATCGCCACTATTGGAGAAATCACTCCCGGTTTGCCGGAACTGCACATGCCGACATTTACCCCAGGCACTTTGCGGTTAATGTTTGTGAATGCGATGGTTTTAGGTATGGTTGGCTCCATTGATTGCCTCTTGACCTGTTTAGTCTCGGATAGTTTGACTCGGACTGAACATAAATCCAATAAGGAATTAATCGGTCAAGGGGTTGCCAATTTAATTACCGGTTTATGTGGGGGCATTGCGGGTTCTGGGGCAACAACGGCCACTGTGGTCAGTATTCAAGCTGGGGGACGGACTGCTTTAGCGGGAATTAGTCGCGCCTTAGCCTTATTAATTGTGGTGTTATGGGCAGCCCCGTTAACTTCAGGAATTCCTTTAGCTGTTTTAGCCGGAATCGTCTTAAAAGTGGGGATTGATATTATTGATTGGGGCTTCCTAAAACGGGTTCATACAATTTCTTGGAAGGCTGCTGGAATTGTTTATAGTGTGGTTCTTCTGACGGTGTTCGTGGATTTAATGGTGGCGGTAGCGGTGGGCGTTTTCATCGCCAATATTTTAACCATTGAACGTCTGGATGAACTGCAATCTCAGTCTGTCAAAGCGATTACTGATGCCGACGATCAAATCGTAATGAGTCAGGAAGAAAAGGGAATTTTAGATGCGGCTAATGGTCGGGTTTTGCTGTTCCATTTGAGCGGGCCGATGATTTTTGGGGTAGCGAAAGCGATTTCCAGAGAACATGGTGCGATTGGGAGTTATGATGTGTTGATTGTCGATTTGAGTGAAGTGCCGATTCTTGGTGTTACTTCTTCTTTGGCGATCGAAAATGCGATCCAAGAGGCGATCGATGATGGACGAGATGTGATTGTAGTTGGAGCAACCGGAAAGGTGAAACGTCGTTTAGAAAAGCTCGGTATTGCTGGCTTAATTCCCGGCGATCGCTGGATGGGCGATCGCCTAACCGCCCTGAAGGAAGGTTTACACATAGTCCGGCAAAAACAAGCCTCGAATACCATTTCTCTTTAA
- a CDS encoding phosphate-starvation-inducible PsiE family protein produces the protein MNRLIKIMKKFLETFERLIAFFLLLMLVFVVFLGTIELGFILFEQMQNKPHFLLLNIQEILKIFDYFLLIIIGLELIEATKVYLEEEVIHVEIIFLVAMVAIARKVIILDISKFHPLVLFGISSIILALTIGFYFLIKTLKPK, from the coding sequence ATGAATCGATTGATTAAAATCATGAAGAAGTTTTTAGAGACGTTTGAACGTCTTATTGCCTTCTTTTTGTTGTTAATGCTGGTTTTTGTTGTTTTTTTAGGTACGATCGAATTAGGTTTTATATTATTTGAGCAAATGCAAAACAAGCCTCATTTCTTATTGCTCAATATCCAAGAAATTCTAAAAATATTTGATTATTTTTTATTGATTATCATTGGCTTAGAACTGATTGAAGCCACTAAAGTCTATCTGGAAGAAGAAGTCATCCATGTGGAAATCATTTTCCTGGTGGCCATGGTGGCGATCGCCCGCAAAGTGATTATCCTCGATATCAGTAAGTTCCATCCCCTCGTTCTATTCGGTATTTCTTCCATCATCCTCGCTCTAACCATTGGGTTCTACTTTTTAATCAAGACCCTCAAGCCCAAATAA
- a CDS encoding transglycosylase domain-containing protein, whose protein sequence is MSSQPPGPPNNLLGTLTQVAQTIQAKVQLAQLALKPKARVAKLMVEETEGEAPEEYPLLGDRILIGRSSKSCDIVIRNPVVSQIHCSLIRDSKQGFTIKDEGATNGIYRGRRKVPEMRLYHGALLTLGPPELQASVTLRYTNPPPWPIQVLRYSAYGLGGLTALLTLAILMEWQKVNISPLPRNIQGPVIVYARDNETPLVPPTNQAHLELPRLSEFSPHLAKALIASEDSRFYWHFGVDPIGTLRAIRANLRGGGIQQGGSTITQQLARSLFREYVGTSDTAGRKLREAIVALKLETFYSKDTLLLTYLNRIFIGGANYGFEDAAQYYLGKSARDLTLSEAATLVGMLPAPNSFNPIRDYQAAIRQRDGVLYRMEKLGMISVEEANRARRSRIQVNPKALEQFNRSIAPYFHDYVFMELEELLGTGLAREGNFIIETGLDPQMQEIAEQNLEQAIATTGENFNFDQGALVTLDSQTGEILALSGGKNYRESQFNRAVQAYRQPGSTFKVFAYAAALEEGISPWKTYSCAPFTWQGQSYRGCERSGGEIDMAVSMAQSENSVALRIAQDAGLNDVVRMARMLGINADLKAVPGLILGQSEVTPLEMTGAFAVFGNSGVYHRPHAIRRILDSSDCAVPNQMDTCRVIYDYAQDPKENYSVLSPEVAKTMTALLQGVVSQGTGGNAYLGWGEAGKTGTTNNGVDLWFVGYIPSRSWVTGIWLGNDDNTPTYGSSAQAAQVWGDYMGDLMD, encoded by the coding sequence ATGAGTTCTCAACCTCCTGGCCCTCCGAATAACCTTCTGGGTACACTGACCCAAGTCGCGCAAACGATCCAAGCAAAAGTTCAACTTGCACAACTGGCCCTGAAACCAAAGGCCCGGGTGGCTAAACTGATGGTGGAGGAGACGGAAGGAGAAGCGCCCGAGGAATATCCCCTATTGGGCGATCGCATTCTAATTGGACGCTCTTCAAAATCCTGCGATATTGTGATTCGGAACCCGGTCGTGAGCCAGATCCATTGTTCCTTGATTCGGGACTCAAAACAAGGGTTTACGATTAAAGACGAGGGGGCAACGAATGGTATCTATCGGGGGCGGCGAAAAGTGCCGGAAATGCGCCTTTATCATGGCGCTCTCCTGACGCTGGGCCCCCCAGAATTACAAGCTTCGGTTACCCTGCGCTATACCAATCCCCCCCCTTGGCCGATTCAGGTGCTGCGCTATAGTGCCTATGGGTTGGGAGGTTTAACCGCTTTGCTGACGCTCGCCATTTTAATGGAATGGCAAAAAGTTAATATTTCTCCTTTGCCTCGCAATATTCAAGGACCGGTGATTGTGTATGCACGGGATAATGAAACCCCACTCGTGCCTCCCACCAATCAAGCTCACTTAGAACTCCCTCGCCTTTCTGAGTTTTCCCCCCATCTGGCTAAAGCTCTGATTGCTTCGGAAGATAGCCGCTTTTATTGGCATTTTGGGGTCGATCCTATTGGTACACTTCGGGCGATTCGAGCGAATTTGAGAGGGGGAGGAATTCAACAAGGGGGAAGCACCATTACCCAACAGTTGGCTCGCAGTTTGTTTCGGGAGTATGTGGGTACATCTGATACAGCCGGTCGTAAGCTGCGGGAGGCGATCGTCGCTCTGAAATTAGAGACCTTTTATAGTAAGGATACCTTGCTCCTCACCTATCTGAATCGGATTTTTATTGGGGGTGCAAACTATGGTTTTGAAGATGCGGCGCAGTATTATTTGGGTAAGTCAGCCAGGGATCTCACCCTTTCTGAAGCAGCAACTTTAGTGGGAATGTTACCGGCTCCCAATAGTTTTAATCCGATTCGAGATTATCAGGCAGCGATTCGTCAACGGGATGGGGTGTTGTATCGGATGGAAAAATTGGGGATGATTTCCGTAGAGGAAGCGAACCGAGCGAGGCGATCGCGCATTCAAGTTAACCCCAAGGCCCTAGAACAGTTTAATCGCTCTATTGCTCCCTATTTCCATGATTATGTGTTTATGGAATTGGAGGAATTATTAGGTACAGGTTTGGCGCGAGAGGGCAATTTTATTATTGAAACCGGTTTAGATCCGCAGATGCAAGAAATTGCCGAGCAAAATCTGGAACAGGCGATCGCCACCACCGGCGAAAATTTTAATTTTGACCAGGGCGCGCTGGTTACCCTCGATAGTCAAACCGGAGAAATTCTAGCCTTATCCGGCGGTAAAAATTATCGCGAGAGTCAATTTAATCGGGCTGTGCAAGCCTATCGTCAACCTGGATCGACCTTTAAAGTATTTGCCTATGCTGCTGCTCTAGAAGAGGGCATTTCCCCTTGGAAAACCTATTCCTGCGCCCCTTTTACTTGGCAAGGTCAATCCTATAGGGGCTGCGAGCGCAGTGGCGGGGAGATCGATATGGCCGTGTCCATGGCCCAATCGGAAAATTCGGTGGCTCTGCGTATCGCTCAGGATGCGGGATTAAATGATGTGGTGCGTATGGCTCGGATGTTGGGTATCAATGCTGACTTAAAGGCGGTTCCTGGTTTAATCCTGGGACAAAGTGAAGTTACCCCCCTAGAAATGACCGGTGCATTTGCTGTTTTTGGCAATTCTGGAGTATACCATCGCCCCCATGCTATTCGCCGCATTCTGGACAGTAGTGACTGTGCTGTACCTAATCAAATGGATACCTGTCGGGTGATTTATGATTATGCCCAAGATCCGAAAGAGAATTACTCCGTACTTTCCCCGGAAGTCGCGAAAACCATGACTGCGTTGTTACAAGGAGTGGTGAGTCAGGGCACTGGAGGTAATGCGTATTTGGGATGGGGAGAAGCAGGAAAAACGGGAACAACCAATAATGGGGTGGATCTGTGGTTTGTTGGCTATATTCCTAGTCGCAGTTGGGTGACGGGGATTTGGTTAGGAAATGATGATAATACACCGACCTATGGCAGTAGCGCTCAAGCAGCTCAGGTTTGGGGGGATTATATGGGGGATTTGATGGATTGA
- a CDS encoding DUF1997 domain-containing protein, translating to MTTQFSATQSVNLNVPPQPIPIQHYLRQPKRLVNALTAESQIEHLSDEIFRLKMRPLTFMMFTFQPTVDLKVWADAHGNVQLQSVNCHIRGIEYINQRFHLDLKGKLCPQQCGDRTTLHGKANLVVQVELPPPLNLTPPYIMENTGNGLLGSVLLTIKQRLMHQLLWDYRHWVQNSQSLDNPQPSNAANLEALVNPNQA from the coding sequence ATGACCACCCAATTTAGTGCCACTCAATCGGTTAACCTCAATGTTCCGCCCCAACCGATTCCCATTCAGCATTATCTACGGCAACCCAAACGTCTCGTTAATGCCTTAACTGCTGAAAGTCAAATTGAACACTTAAGTGACGAAATTTTTCGGCTGAAAATGCGTCCTTTGACGTTTATGATGTTTACCTTCCAACCGACGGTAGACCTCAAGGTTTGGGCAGATGCTCACGGAAATGTACAATTGCAATCGGTCAATTGTCACATTCGAGGTATTGAATATATTAATCAACGGTTTCATCTAGACTTAAAAGGTAAACTTTGCCCTCAACAATGTGGCGATCGCACAACTCTTCATGGAAAAGCCAATTTAGTCGTGCAAGTAGAACTGCCACCCCCCTTGAATCTCACCCCACCTTATATCATGGAAAATACGGGGAATGGATTACTCGGAAGTGTCCTTTTAACCATTAAACAGCGTTTGATGCATCAACTGCTGTGGGATTATCGCCACTGGGTACAGAATAGCCAATCCTTGGATAATCCTCAGCCATCCAATGCTGCCAACTTAGAAGCCTTGGTTAACCCCAATCAGGCTTAG
- a CDS encoding (2Fe-2S) ferredoxin domain-containing protein, with product MTHFSPWVTPLNHRTVEPLYGGHQIEYEDLPCTIDVTGPLLYTLFQERWQDVQIGHVVEGSVLELEFTEAPKICILYDGYLTVVTQAWHLHLCLEEHLGGPLCKTPPELRQQRLIQRASLYRRLNEKGQPRSWGIQFWNGAGEKMMNLFLPNPFLGEDEDLLPLGKPQLEKLSLYEELRQIYVLGNQPIPYNHNPLKRPYLSVCRSSRCYPSRQWKPIYDALQQAVEETGTEVTVMNAGCLEVCKLGPVVFYSGDRTWYTRVTPEVAKQIVQDHVIEGNPVSKHLYPPN from the coding sequence ATGACACACTTTTCCCCTTGGGTAACTCCCCTGAACCATCGAACCGTTGAACCCCTCTATGGAGGACACCAGATCGAATATGAAGACTTGCCTTGCACCATCGATGTTACTGGGCCTCTACTCTACACCCTATTTCAAGAGCGCTGGCAAGACGTGCAAATTGGTCATGTTGTCGAAGGAAGTGTCTTAGAACTCGAATTTACCGAAGCACCCAAAATCTGTATTCTCTATGATGGCTATCTTACCGTCGTCACCCAAGCCTGGCACTTGCATCTGTGTCTCGAAGAACACCTAGGCGGCCCCCTGTGCAAAACGCCCCCAGAACTGCGCCAACAACGACTCATTCAGCGAGCCTCACTGTACCGTCGCCTGAATGAAAAGGGACAACCCCGCAGTTGGGGGATTCAGTTTTGGAATGGGGCGGGAGAAAAAATGATGAATTTATTTTTACCCAATCCATTTTTAGGGGAAGATGAAGACCTTTTACCCCTGGGTAAACCTCAGTTAGAAAAGCTAAGTTTGTACGAAGAATTACGCCAGATTTATGTGTTAGGAAATCAACCCATTCCCTACAACCACAACCCCCTGAAACGTCCTTACCTTTCTGTCTGTCGCTCCAGTCGCTGCTACCCCTCGCGCCAGTGGAAACCCATTTATGACGCTCTCCAGCAAGCCGTAGAAGAAACCGGTACTGAGGTCACGGTTATGAATGCTGGCTGCTTAGAGGTCTGTAAACTTGGCCCCGTCGTCTTTTACTCTGGAGATAGAACCTGGTACACCCGCGTTACCCCAGAGGTGGCCAAGCAAATTGTCCAAGACCATGTTATTGAGGGTAACCCAGTCTCTAAACATCTCTATCCGCCGAACTAA